One genomic window of Ottowia oryzae includes the following:
- the cls gene encoding cardiolipin synthase produces the protein MDLPSFFIAGHNWTFWLGWVWTLSSIVLTTWVVLQRRSPVSTLAWIMVLNIMPVIGIAVYAYFGPQRVKRQRLRRWHSRAALMSQRDVQRLRTHRPNAPGWALQHAALIEASCGMPASSVQSVEILPSGGATLAALLAAIDAAQHHVHLEYYIFEPDQTGTQLLNALTAKARTGVEVRLLVDGIGSPALLSRKHRQLLDEFRAAGGEFAVFHPARLDRLRPLVNLRTHRKIVVVDGRVGLLGGINVTDDENEHFRPHDAYRDTHLLLRGGAVRWLQYVFLQDWHYANGRPPRGEAEFLPDVAPGDLPVQIVASGPDTDGEAIHRAMIDALNMARQRIWLATPYFVPTEAALLALTNAALRGVQVKLIVPERSDSRIVTAAARSYYKELQAAGVLVFEYRGRMFHAKTLLVDNHYGMVGSANFDNRSFRLNFEVAAVVYDGAFNEQLARMFDDDLSQCKLVPADRHTPPAQYVFESLARLGSPLL, from the coding sequence ATGGATCTGCCCAGCTTCTTCATCGCGGGCCACAACTGGACTTTCTGGCTGGGCTGGGTCTGGACGCTGTCCAGCATCGTGCTGACCACCTGGGTGGTGCTGCAGCGGCGATCGCCGGTGTCTACCCTGGCGTGGATCATGGTGCTGAACATCATGCCGGTGATCGGCATTGCGGTGTATGCGTACTTTGGGCCGCAGCGCGTCAAGCGCCAGCGCCTGCGCCGCTGGCACAGCCGGGCCGCCCTGATGTCGCAGCGCGACGTGCAGCGGCTGCGCACGCACCGCCCCAATGCGCCCGGCTGGGCGCTGCAGCACGCCGCGCTGATCGAGGCCAGCTGCGGCATGCCCGCGTCCAGCGTGCAGTCGGTCGAGATCCTGCCCAGCGGCGGCGCCACGCTGGCCGCGCTGCTCGCCGCCATCGACGCGGCTCAGCACCATGTGCACCTGGAGTACTACATCTTCGAGCCCGACCAGACCGGCACCCAGCTGCTGAACGCGCTGACGGCCAAGGCGCGCACGGGCGTGGAAGTGCGCCTGCTGGTGGACGGCATCGGCTCGCCCGCGCTGCTGTCGCGCAAGCACCGGCAGTTGCTGGACGAATTTCGCGCCGCGGGCGGTGAATTCGCCGTGTTCCACCCCGCGCGGCTGGACCGCCTGCGCCCGCTGGTCAACTTGCGCACGCACCGCAAAATCGTGGTGGTGGACGGGCGCGTGGGCCTGCTGGGCGGCATCAACGTGACCGACGACGAGAACGAGCACTTTCGCCCGCACGACGCCTACCGCGACACGCACCTGCTGCTGCGCGGCGGCGCCGTGCGCTGGCTGCAGTACGTCTTTCTGCAGGACTGGCACTACGCCAACGGCAGGCCGCCGCGCGGCGAAGCCGAGTTTCTGCCCGACGTGGCGCCGGGCGACCTGCCGGTGCAGATCGTTGCCTCAGGCCCCGACACCGATGGCGAAGCCATCCACCGCGCGATGATCGACGCGCTGAACATGGCGCGCCAGCGCATCTGGCTGGCCACGCCCTACTTCGTGCCGACCGAGGCCGCCCTGCTGGCGCTGACCAACGCCGCGCTGCGCGGCGTGCAGGTCAAGCTGATCGTGCCCGAGCGCAGCGATTCGCGCATCGTCACCGCCGCCGCGCGTTCGTACTACAAAGAGCTGCAAGCCGCCGGCGTGCTGGTGTTTGAATACCGCGGCCGCATGTTCCACGCCAAGACGCTGCTGGTGGACAACCACTACGGCATGGTGGGCAGCGCCAACTTCGACAACCGCAGCTTTCGCCTGAACTTCGAAGTGGCGGCCGTGGTGTACGACGGCGC